The sequence GCGCGTGGGTTTCAATAGCAGGAGCGGGGTTGACTGCCGCATTGAATTTCTGGTGGATACCGCTGTGGGGCTACGAAGGATCAGCCTGGGCAACACTGGCTTGTTATGCTTTTATGGTTTTTATTTCATGGCTGTTAGGACGGCATTATTACCCGATAGATTACCCTATCGGCAAAGTGACGGGATATCTGGTCATAGGTACATTGCTGTATTTTGCCAAACCTTATTTCGTGACGGAATATCAATGGAATGAATGGCTTGTTGCGACACTGGGGCTAACATTGTATATTGCCCTGGCCGTGCTGATGAATATAGGGCCTTATCTGCGCCGTCGCAAACTAAGGCAACGGTGAGCCCTGAAAATAACTCTTCAGCGAGCCTCTTAGATGGCGCAGGCTACAGAGCCAGCCATTCCCAGCTTGTTCTTTTTGTAGCATTGAGAGACGGTCTAAGCCTTGAGAGGAACGCCGCAAACCCATCCATGGTGGAATTGTGCTGCTATAGCGAGCCAGAATTTGACGAATCCAGCAGACCGTTGATACTTTGTTTAACAACCCTGGCAACTTCGTTTAAAGAGGCCTTTTCCTGTTGATTCATTTCCGGTTGCAAATACCGGATGATGCCGGCCCGGCCAACAACGACAGGTATGCTGAAACAATTGTCCTGAATGCCCTGCCATTCATCAAAACAGGTACTTATCGGCATGGTGCGATGCTCATCGTAGACAATGGCCTGAATCACCGCGCAGGCAGCGGTCGCAATTGCATAATTAGTGTAGCCTTTTAGCCCGTAGACCTCGAAACCGGCTTTACTGACTTCTTCATAGATCAGTCTGTGCTCGGAATTATCTTCAATAGGCTCACCGCCTGCCAAAGCGTGACTGAATACCGGAAATTGATACGGACCGTGCTCACCGAGTATATATGCCCGCAAATCATCCGGATGAATTTGTTCGGCTTTTGATAACAGCGTCCTG comes from Methylicorpusculum oleiharenae and encodes:
- a CDS encoding malate dehydrogenase; this translates as MKIGIVGMGHVGSALAYALVLKGLCNHLVLVSRDESKARGDALDLEHTLAFCERPMIIEGTTLEYAVDCDIVVITVSAAMTAKMKSRMDLAGANIPVFRKIIPAITAANPNAILMIITNPVDVMTYLVAQLSPLPHSKVMGVGTLVDSARFRTLLSKAEQIHPDDLRAYILGEHGPYQFPVFSHALAGGEPIEDNSEHRLIYEEVSKAGFEVYGLKGYTNYAIATAACAVIQAIVYDEHRTMPISTCFDEWQGIQDNCFSIPVVVGRAGIIRYLQPEMNQQEKASLNEVARVVKQSINGLLDSSNSGSL